A DNA window from Agrobacterium vaccinii contains the following coding sequences:
- a CDS encoding LLM class flavin-dependent oxidoreductase, with protein MSAKREIHLGLFLQGAGHHVSGWRHPKAEAGSENFDLLRRVSQMAEQAKFDMVFLADGLTSGVDAHPSTIARFEPLTLLAALALVTEKIGLAATSSTTYGEPYHTARSFSSIDHLSHGRAAWNIVTTSYARTANNFSKSHPEHDERYAVAEEFVNVVRGLWDSWDDDGFIKDKQNGVYADPNKVHMLDHEGKYYSVKGPLNIPRSPQGHPILIQAGSSGPGQDLAARTADVVFTAQQSLAEAQAFYKSLKSRVEKFGRHPDEVAVMPGFLPVVGRTSKEAAEKLAELDQWTELKSAMPLLEERIGHSLADYDPDGPLPELPISDQLRSRAELLTALARRENLTIRQLALRVAAGRGHHIVLGTPVEIADRMQEWFEGRAADGFNVMPPFFPEGLEDFTQLVVPILQERGLFRTEYQGSTLRDHLGLARPALPPS; from the coding sequence ATGAGTGCCAAAAGAGAAATCCATCTGGGTCTGTTCCTTCAGGGTGCGGGCCATCACGTTTCCGGCTGGCGTCACCCGAAAGCGGAAGCAGGCAGCGAAAACTTCGATCTGCTGCGCCGCGTTTCGCAAATGGCCGAGCAGGCGAAGTTCGATATGGTGTTTCTGGCGGACGGCCTGACCAGCGGCGTGGACGCCCACCCTTCGACCATCGCCCGTTTCGAACCTCTGACATTGCTTGCCGCACTGGCGCTGGTCACCGAAAAGATCGGTCTTGCCGCCACGTCCTCCACCACCTATGGCGAGCCCTATCACACGGCGCGCTCCTTCTCCTCGATCGACCATCTGAGCCATGGCCGTGCCGCCTGGAACATCGTGACGACTTCTTACGCCCGCACAGCCAACAACTTCTCAAAATCGCATCCCGAGCATGACGAGCGTTACGCTGTTGCAGAGGAGTTCGTGAATGTCGTGCGCGGTCTGTGGGACAGTTGGGACGATGACGGCTTCATCAAGGACAAGCAAAACGGTGTCTATGCCGATCCCAATAAGGTGCATATGCTGGACCACGAGGGCAAATATTATTCGGTCAAAGGTCCGCTCAACATTCCGCGTTCACCACAGGGTCATCCGATCCTGATTCAGGCCGGCTCTTCCGGCCCCGGTCAGGATTTGGCCGCTCGTACGGCGGACGTGGTGTTTACCGCTCAGCAAAGCCTCGCCGAAGCCCAGGCCTTCTACAAGAGCCTGAAATCCCGTGTCGAAAAGTTCGGTCGCCACCCCGATGAAGTCGCCGTCATGCCGGGCTTCCTGCCGGTCGTCGGTCGCACCTCTAAAGAAGCTGCGGAAAAGCTCGCCGAGCTCGACCAGTGGACAGAGCTGAAAAGCGCCATGCCGCTTCTCGAAGAGCGCATTGGCCACAGCCTTGCCGACTACGATCCCGATGGTCCTCTGCCAGAGTTGCCGATTTCCGACCAACTGCGCAGTCGCGCCGAACTCTTGACCGCTCTGGCACGCCGGGAGAACCTGACAATCCGCCAGTTGGCTTTGCGTGTCGCCGCCGGTCGCGGCCACCACATCGTCCTCGGCACGCCAGTCGAAATTGCCGACCGCATGCAGGAATGGTTCGAAGGCCGCGCCGCCGACGGCTTCAACGTCATGCCACCGTTTTTCCCGGAAGGGCTAGAGGATTTCACGCAACTTGTCGTGCCGATCCTTCAGGAAAGGGGTCTGTTCCGCACAGAATATCAGGGGTCAACGCTGCGAGATCACCTGGGTCTCGCGCGCCCTGCCCTTCCGCCGAGTTAA
- a CDS encoding pyridoxamine 5'-phosphate oxidase family protein: MNVQEMTAPECQAMLEANSICHLGCIAAGKPYVVPIQYTYQGGMLYAFSMPGKKIESLRDNPHVCLQLDHVETKREWQSVLVEGRYQELPDNEKWHGEHIYAWSLLQKKNDWWEPGAYKPAKTELSKAASLPVFFSVQIEKLSGRRARSN; encoded by the coding sequence ATGAACGTGCAAGAGATGACGGCGCCTGAATGTCAGGCGATGCTTGAAGCCAACAGTATCTGCCACTTGGGTTGCATCGCAGCGGGTAAGCCCTATGTGGTGCCGATCCAGTACACTTATCAGGGCGGCATGCTTTACGCCTTCTCCATGCCCGGCAAGAAGATCGAGAGCCTGCGGGACAATCCGCATGTCTGTCTTCAGTTGGATCATGTGGAGACGAAACGGGAGTGGCAAAGCGTTCTGGTAGAAGGACGTTACCAGGAGTTGCCCGATAACGAAAAATGGCATGGGGAACACATCTATGCCTGGTCTCTTCTACAGAAGAAGAACGACTGGTGGGAACCAGGCGCGTACAAGCCGGCGAAGACAGAGCTGTCCAAAGCGGCGTCACTGCCAGTCTTCTTCAGTGTTCAGATTGAGAAACTCTCGGGCCGCCGTGCGAGAAGCAATTAG
- a CDS encoding acetate/propionate family kinase, translating into MREPLDYHDQNDKFSTEKLLTFNAGSSSVKFGVFILKAGTPLSVGKGIIDFQRNCLKFQFGGAEKSEIALPATSKTCTSGVVDAVFTALATHFEIVDITAVGHRMVHGGDLFHGAVPIDEKTRTSIESLLPQAPLHQKHSIQLIDAVSTLQTDIFQTASFDTSFHSTNSTLVRRYALPRALHDQGVKRFGFHGLSYSFVAREVARIAPNVADGKVVVAHLGSGCSLCGMEGGMSRDVSMGFSTLDGIPMATRCGALDPGVLLYLLAEKKHTPEELEHLLYHESGLLGVSGISSDSRELLESGRPEAKEAIGLFAFRTAGEAARIVSTLGGIDAFVFTAGIGEHQPAIRAAISSHLGWLGLEIDQKANNSNAQLISSPDSRIKVFVIPTDEEQVIADDTFRLLTALQTN; encoded by the coding sequence ATGCGCGAGCCGTTGGATTATCACGATCAAAATGACAAATTCAGCACCGAGAAACTACTGACATTCAACGCCGGCTCGTCGTCCGTCAAATTCGGCGTATTCATCCTAAAGGCAGGTACTCCCCTTAGCGTCGGCAAAGGCATAATCGATTTTCAGCGGAATTGTTTGAAGTTTCAGTTCGGAGGCGCTGAGAAATCAGAGATTGCACTTCCAGCAACTTCTAAGACTTGCACCAGTGGGGTTGTCGATGCAGTATTTACAGCGCTAGCAACCCATTTTGAAATAGTAGACATCACAGCCGTTGGGCACAGGATGGTGCATGGCGGCGACCTGTTCCACGGCGCAGTGCCGATTGACGAGAAAACCCGTACATCAATCGAAAGCCTTCTTCCTCAGGCTCCGCTCCACCAGAAACACAGTATTCAACTGATTGACGCAGTCTCAACGCTGCAAACGGACATCTTTCAGACCGCGTCCTTCGATACTTCGTTCCACAGCACCAACAGTACGCTTGTGAGACGATATGCACTGCCCCGTGCCCTGCATGACCAAGGGGTAAAGCGTTTCGGTTTTCACGGCTTATCCTACTCTTTCGTCGCTCGCGAGGTGGCCCGTATTGCTCCAAACGTTGCCGACGGAAAAGTCGTGGTCGCTCATCTTGGTAGCGGCTGTAGCCTTTGCGGGATGGAAGGTGGAATGAGCCGCGATGTCAGCATGGGATTTTCTACGCTTGACGGCATACCGATGGCGACACGTTGTGGCGCGTTGGATCCGGGCGTACTGCTCTATTTGCTTGCCGAGAAGAAACACACACCGGAAGAGCTAGAGCATCTTTTATATCACGAAAGCGGCCTATTAGGCGTTTCCGGCATCAGTTCAGATAGTCGCGAACTGCTTGAAAGTGGTCGACCAGAGGCAAAAGAAGCCATTGGCCTATTTGCGTTTCGAACCGCTGGCGAGGCCGCACGTATCGTCAGCACGCTGGGCGGGATAGACGCATTCGTCTTCACAGCAGGCATAGGCGAGCACCAACCGGCCATAAGGGCTGCGATCTCGTCACATCTTGGTTGGCTCGGCCTTGAGATCGACCAAAAGGCGAATAACTCAAATGCCCAACTCATCAGCAGCCCGGACAGCAGGATCAAGGTCTTCGTCATTCCGACAGACGAGGAACAGGTGATCGCAGACGATACCTTCCGCTTGCTGACAGCGCTGCAGACCAACTGA
- a CDS encoding phosphoketolase family protein gives MDHLSHTEKPLDSEELHKIDAWWRAANYLNVGQIYLSANPLLREPLQVEHIKPRLLGHWGTSPGLNLIYAHMNRLIKKFDLNTIYMAGPGHGGPALIANVYLEGSYTEFYPDVTQDEVGLRRLFRQFSTPGGIPSHVSVPTPGSIHEGGELGYVLAHAFGAIMDNPDLLVVAVVGDGEAETGPLAGSWKSIDFINAARDGAVLPILHLNGYKIAGPTVLARHSDEDLRKFFEGQGYEPYFVEGDVPEVMHQLFAAVVERAVSKIRSIQSSARGGISNNRPRWPMIVLRTPKGWTGPKVVDGIPIEGTFRAHQVPVSEVLTNPEHLTILEDWMRSYKPEELFDDNGTFRAEYADLSPAGELRMGSNPNANGGKLTKPLNLPDFNSYAVNFEHRARERMGSTAVLGEYLRDIYVNNPHNFRLFCPDETNSNRLGAIFEVSDRCLVSDILPADDHVSHDGRVMEVLSEHCCHGWLEGYTLTGRHGLFATYEAFAMIVDSMSMQHGKWMEHAKHVPWRADIPSLNYLLTSTCWRNDHNGFSHQGPGFIDTIIHRKPAVARVYLPPDANCLLSVADHCFRSRNYLNLIVIDKQPQLQWLTMEEAREHCERGAGIWDMYSNEPDEPDVVMACAGDIPTQETIAAAWLLRKYAPGLKVRIVNVVDLMRLCPADRHPHGMGDIEFAEIFTTTAPVVFTFHGYPGVIHDLLHGREAHDRFHVRGYLEEGTTTTPFDMVVLNRISRLHLCLDVLRYVPKMLIDGASLLAYCTNTLATHNDYIREHFDDLPEIKNWVWSS, from the coding sequence ATGGATCATCTCAGTCACACCGAAAAGCCTCTCGATAGTGAAGAACTTCACAAGATCGACGCGTGGTGGCGGGCGGCTAACTATCTGAATGTCGGTCAGATTTATCTATCTGCCAATCCTCTATTGCGTGAACCGCTGCAGGTCGAACACATTAAGCCAAGACTGCTGGGGCACTGGGGCACCTCTCCCGGCCTGAATTTGATTTACGCTCATATGAATCGTCTTATCAAGAAATTCGACCTCAACACAATTTACATGGCTGGCCCCGGTCATGGTGGCCCTGCACTCATCGCAAATGTTTACCTTGAGGGTAGTTACACGGAGTTTTATCCTGACGTGACGCAGGACGAGGTAGGGCTCCGGCGTCTGTTTCGCCAGTTCTCGACGCCTGGCGGAATTCCTAGCCATGTCAGTGTTCCCACGCCAGGCTCGATCCATGAGGGCGGGGAACTCGGTTATGTCTTGGCCCACGCATTCGGAGCCATTATGGACAATCCAGATCTCCTTGTTGTTGCCGTCGTTGGCGATGGTGAAGCGGAAACGGGACCTTTGGCTGGGAGCTGGAAAAGCATCGACTTCATCAACGCCGCGCGCGATGGAGCAGTCCTTCCGATCCTGCACCTCAACGGATACAAAATCGCTGGCCCTACAGTCCTTGCACGCCATAGCGATGAAGACTTGCGCAAGTTCTTTGAGGGCCAAGGCTACGAGCCCTATTTTGTCGAGGGTGACGTACCAGAGGTCATGCACCAGCTTTTTGCCGCTGTGGTTGAACGTGCTGTTTCAAAAATCCGTTCGATACAGTCATCGGCTCGTGGCGGCATTTCCAACAACAGGCCGCGTTGGCCGATGATTGTACTGCGGACGCCAAAAGGTTGGACGGGGCCGAAGGTCGTTGATGGCATCCCGATCGAAGGCACGTTTCGAGCCCATCAGGTTCCTGTATCTGAGGTTCTGACGAACCCTGAGCATCTGACCATTCTCGAAGATTGGATGCGCAGCTACAAACCGGAAGAGCTGTTCGATGACAATGGAACATTCCGTGCAGAATACGCCGATCTATCGCCCGCCGGGGAGTTGAGGATGGGGTCAAATCCGAATGCAAACGGCGGCAAGTTGACAAAGCCTCTCAATCTCCCGGACTTCAATTCTTACGCTGTTAATTTCGAGCATCGAGCCCGTGAGCGCATGGGCTCGACAGCAGTGCTGGGAGAATATCTCCGGGATATCTATGTCAACAACCCGCATAACTTTCGCTTGTTTTGCCCTGACGAAACCAATTCCAACCGGCTCGGAGCAATTTTTGAAGTCAGCGATCGCTGCTTGGTCAGCGACATACTTCCGGCAGATGATCACGTCTCGCATGATGGTCGTGTTATGGAAGTTTTGAGCGAGCACTGCTGTCACGGATGGCTTGAAGGATACACGCTCACTGGCCGGCATGGCCTTTTTGCCACCTACGAAGCCTTTGCCATGATCGTCGATTCCATGTCGATGCAACACGGCAAGTGGATGGAACATGCTAAACACGTCCCGTGGCGGGCCGATATCCCGTCACTCAATTATCTCCTGACATCGACCTGCTGGCGCAATGATCACAATGGCTTCAGCCACCAGGGACCAGGCTTTATCGATACCATCATCCATCGCAAACCAGCAGTCGCCCGCGTTTATTTGCCGCCGGATGCAAATTGCCTTCTCTCCGTCGCTGACCACTGTTTTCGAAGCCGCAATTATCTCAATCTTATCGTCATCGACAAGCAGCCGCAGTTGCAGTGGCTGACGATGGAAGAGGCCCGTGAGCATTGTGAAAGAGGTGCTGGCATCTGGGACATGTACAGCAACGAACCAGATGAGCCGGACGTTGTAATGGCCTGCGCAGGAGACATCCCAACCCAAGAAACAATTGCTGCAGCCTGGTTGCTTCGTAAATATGCTCCGGGTTTGAAAGTCCGTATTGTCAACGTCGTCGACCTGATGCGGCTATGTCCCGCGGATCGCCATCCCCATGGAATGGGGGATATCGAATTTGCAGAAATTTTCACGACAACTGCACCTGTGGTCTTCACCTTTCATGGTTATCCGGGGGTCATCCATGATCTCTTGCACGGACGTGAAGCGCACGACCGGTTCCATGTGCGCGGCTACCTTGAAGAAGGAACAACAACCACGCCGTTCGACATGGTTGTTCTGAACAGGATCAGCCGTCTACATCTTTGCTTGGACGTATTGCGGTACGTTCCAAAAATGCTGATCGACGGTGCGAGCCTGCTCGCGTACTGCACAAACACCCTCGCAACACATAACGATTACATCCGCGAGCATTTTGACGATCTGCCGGAGATTAAAAATTGGGTCTGGAGCTCTTGA
- a CDS encoding amino acid ABC transporter ATP-binding protein, translated as MSVVAIDQVHKRYGALEVLKGVSMRVETGQVVALIGRSGSGKSTMLRCINGLEAFQSGSIHAAGHKVEQDQAKLRALRKDVGIVFQSYNLFPHLTVGENIMLSPRITQGVSKPDADDLARKALERVGLADKFSVYPEMLSGGQQQRVAIARSLAMRPKVMLFDEVTSALDPELTGEVLLVIEELAREGMTMLLVTHEMNFARSVANITVFMHQGKIWEAGPSAELFANPKTPELQAFLSNGVK; from the coding sequence ATGTCGGTCGTAGCCATTGATCAGGTTCACAAGCGCTATGGCGCGCTTGAAGTTCTCAAAGGCGTCTCGATGCGTGTCGAAACCGGGCAGGTCGTGGCACTCATCGGCCGCAGCGGGTCCGGTAAAAGTACCATGTTGCGTTGCATTAACGGGCTGGAGGCATTCCAGTCCGGAAGCATTCACGCGGCTGGTCATAAGGTAGAGCAGGATCAAGCCAAGCTCCGGGCGTTGCGCAAGGATGTCGGTATCGTCTTTCAGAGCTATAATCTGTTTCCCCACCTGACAGTTGGCGAAAACATCATGCTCTCCCCACGTATTACTCAGGGGGTGTCGAAGCCTGATGCAGATGATTTGGCTCGAAAGGCACTAGAGCGCGTCGGGCTTGCCGATAAGTTCTCAGTCTATCCGGAAATGCTTTCGGGTGGCCAGCAGCAGCGTGTGGCCATAGCAAGGTCGCTGGCAATGCGACCGAAAGTGATGCTGTTCGATGAGGTAACGTCGGCTCTGGACCCTGAACTGACGGGTGAGGTTCTTCTCGTGATCGAAGAACTTGCCCGTGAGGGCATGACCATGTTGCTGGTAACACATGAAATGAATTTCGCCCGTAGCGTCGCCAATATCACCGTCTTCATGCATCAGGGCAAGATCTGGGAAGCCGGTCCGTCTGCAGAACTCTTCGCAAATCCAAAGACGCCAGAGCTTCAGGCATTTCTATCGAACGGTGTGAAATAA
- a CDS encoding amino acid ABC transporter permease — protein sequence MTSFGWPEFLFLLRSAGWTVVLTAIAFSIGAAFGGAIAIMRLAQNGVLRAIGIGYILVIQSIPVLMILFMSYYGLTLIGFDIPPLLAASASLAIYVSAYLAEIWRGSIQAVPFQQWEASASLALTRAQQYRYIILPQALRISLPPTVGFLVQLVKNTSIVSVVGFIELSRAGQLINNATFEPFKVFMVVALIYFFICFPLSRLSRYLERVLHVGRSH from the coding sequence ATGACCTCTTTCGGTTGGCCTGAATTTCTTTTTCTGCTGCGCTCGGCTGGGTGGACCGTTGTTTTGACAGCGATCGCCTTCAGCATCGGCGCTGCTTTCGGTGGCGCTATCGCCATCATGCGTCTGGCGCAAAACGGCGTTCTGCGTGCCATTGGCATCGGCTATATTTTGGTCATCCAGTCCATTCCGGTCCTGATGATCCTGTTCATGTCCTATTACGGCCTGACGTTGATCGGCTTTGATATCCCACCTCTGTTGGCGGCCTCTGCGTCGCTGGCGATCTATGTTTCGGCCTATCTGGCAGAGATCTGGCGTGGATCTATCCAGGCGGTGCCGTTTCAGCAGTGGGAAGCCTCGGCCTCCCTGGCGCTGACCCGCGCTCAGCAATATCGCTACATCATCCTGCCGCAGGCCTTGAGAATATCGCTGCCGCCAACGGTGGGTTTTCTGGTGCAATTGGTCAAGAACACATCGATCGTCTCGGTCGTCGGTTTTATCGAATTGTCGCGAGCTGGCCAGTTGATCAACAACGCCACCTTTGAACCGTTTAAGGTCTTCATGGTGGTTGCGCTCATCTACTTCTTCATCTGCTTTCCGCTGTCGCGCCTAAGCCGTTATCTTGAAAGGGTTCTCCATGTCGGTCGTAGCCATTGA
- a CDS encoding amino acid ABC transporter permease: MSFTLQFEPVLAETDLILNGIKLTILLSAGAIILGTALAILLVGLRSLAGGIVAFCVDAYVELLRNTPFLVQLFMIFFGLPLLGLRMSGIEAGLLAMTLNLSAYSTEIIRAGVDSTHKSQLEAGLSLALSRLQVFRYIILKPAFAKVWPALSSQFVLMLLASSICSFISVPELSGSAAIVEQRTFRSFESYIIVTIAYLVIALTLKLGLIGLGHVLFGKRVKPDVTPAIASKGSAA, from the coding sequence ATGAGTTTCACACTTCAGTTCGAACCCGTGTTGGCTGAAACCGACCTGATCCTGAACGGGATCAAGCTCACCATCCTACTTTCCGCCGGTGCGATCATTCTGGGAACGGCGCTGGCTATTCTGCTCGTCGGGTTGCGCAGCCTTGCCGGTGGCATCGTTGCCTTTTGTGTTGACGCTTATGTCGAGCTTCTCCGCAACACGCCGTTTCTGGTACAGCTGTTCATGATATTTTTCGGTCTTCCGCTCCTGGGCTTGCGAATGTCGGGTATCGAGGCGGGGCTGCTTGCCATGACGCTGAACCTCTCGGCCTATTCGACCGAAATCATCCGGGCAGGTGTCGATTCCACGCACAAATCTCAGCTTGAGGCAGGCCTGTCACTGGCGCTCAGCAGACTGCAAGTGTTCCGTTACATCATACTGAAACCAGCGTTCGCCAAGGTCTGGCCAGCACTGTCTAGTCAGTTCGTACTGATGCTTTTAGCCTCCAGTATTTGCTCTTTTATTTCCGTACCAGAACTTTCCGGTTCCGCTGCCATCGTTGAGCAGCGCACGTTCCGCAGCTTCGAAAGCTACATCATCGTAACCATTGCCTATCTGGTCATTGCGCTCACGTTGAAGCTCGGTTTGATCGGGTTGGGTCACGTTCTCTTTGGTAAGCGTGTTAAGCCTGATGTCACTCCCGCAATCGCCAGCAAAGGGAGTGCCGCCTGA
- a CDS encoding transporter substrate-binding domain-containing protein encodes MSISKSFKLAGAMVAICASMLTATVTYAQSVDEIVKRGKVKIGVLVGAPPFGSVDAMGNAIGYDADVATLVGKYMGVPVEMVQLTPPSRIPALEARKVDFLVATLAKTPEREKAVTFTNPYSAFQVGIYASKDEQITDWSGLKGMMVGVNRGSSVEHQLVDRERELGLTVLRFDDDATTMQALFSHQVKAVASPEAQSNAAMKARGETTIEAKFFFSMQPNSMAVRKDAVELQQWLNGTIEKMKSSGELDAISKKWVGSPLPKLPTY; translated from the coding sequence ATGAGCATTTCCAAATCATTTAAACTGGCCGGTGCCATGGTCGCAATCTGCGCCAGTATGCTGACGGCCACCGTAACCTACGCGCAAAGCGTCGATGAAATCGTCAAACGAGGCAAGGTCAAGATCGGCGTGCTTGTGGGCGCTCCTCCTTTCGGGTCGGTAGACGCCATGGGCAATGCCATCGGTTACGATGCCGATGTCGCGACCCTCGTCGGCAAATATATGGGTGTGCCTGTCGAGATGGTGCAACTGACGCCGCCATCGCGTATTCCAGCGCTGGAAGCACGCAAGGTCGATTTTCTGGTCGCAACGCTGGCCAAAACGCCGGAACGTGAAAAGGCCGTCACCTTCACCAATCCCTACAGCGCGTTTCAGGTCGGCATTTATGCCAGCAAGGACGAGCAAATCACCGACTGGTCGGGCCTGAAGGGCATGATGGTCGGCGTCAACCGCGGCTCCAGCGTCGAACATCAACTGGTTGATCGCGAGCGTGAGCTTGGCCTTACGGTTTTACGTTTCGATGATGATGCGACGACGATGCAGGCTTTATTCTCGCATCAGGTCAAGGCTGTTGCCAGTCCTGAAGCACAATCCAATGCTGCGATGAAGGCGCGCGGCGAAACTACCATTGAAGCGAAGTTCTTTTTCTCCATGCAGCCCAATTCAATGGCTGTTCGAAAGGACGCTGTTGAGCTTCAGCAATGGCTCAACGGCACTATTGAGAAGATGAAATCCAGCGGGGAACTGGACGCGATCTCCAAAAAATGGGTCGGATCGCCGCTCCCGAAGCTGCCGACTTACTAG
- a CDS encoding 2-hydroxyacid dehydrogenase, whose amino-acid sequence MTMQRIVFHGENAACFSHDFADLAPKDAQIILLPDVLETGEQKKAYATADVIVGVKFDAALPQPENLSLFHVPGAGYDAVNLDLLPAGAMVCNCFGHDPAIAEYVFAAILNRHVPLDDADTKLRQGNWAYSSGSRDRLHDEVCGKTIGLLGFGHIGQALARRAKAFGMQVSVANRSPVAKSEVVDQSFTLNELADFWPTADYIVVSVPMTPSTTGIVNADAFSKMKADAVIFNVGRGPTIDEHALYDALNEGKIGGAVIDTWYTYPGPGEPTQLPSSLPFHTLKNLIMTPHMSGWTHGTVRRRQQTIADNIAHRLAGAPCINIVRKDS is encoded by the coding sequence ATGACAATGCAACGCATCGTGTTTCACGGTGAAAATGCCGCCTGCTTCAGCCATGATTTTGCTGATCTGGCGCCGAAAGACGCGCAGATCATCCTGTTGCCGGATGTGCTGGAAACAGGCGAGCAGAAGAAGGCCTATGCCACCGCCGATGTGATCGTCGGCGTCAAATTCGATGCCGCCCTGCCGCAGCCCGAAAACCTGTCTCTGTTCCACGTGCCGGGCGCTGGATATGACGCCGTCAATTTGGACTTGCTGCCTGCAGGCGCAATGGTGTGCAACTGCTTCGGCCATGACCCGGCGATTGCGGAATATGTCTTCGCCGCTATCCTCAACCGTCACGTGCCGCTTGACGATGCCGATACGAAATTGCGTCAGGGCAACTGGGCCTATTCATCCGGCTCGCGAGACCGTCTCCATGATGAAGTCTGTGGCAAGACGATCGGGCTGCTTGGCTTTGGCCACATCGGTCAGGCCCTTGCCCGTCGCGCGAAGGCGTTCGGTATGCAGGTCAGCGTCGCCAATCGCAGCCCCGTTGCAAAATCCGAGGTGGTGGACCAGTCATTCACGCTGAATGAACTGGCCGACTTCTGGCCGACAGCTGACTACATCGTGGTATCGGTGCCGATGACGCCATCGACCACAGGGATCGTCAACGCCGACGCCTTCAGCAAAATGAAGGCCGATGCGGTCATTTTCAACGTTGGTCGCGGCCCGACAATCGATGAGCACGCGCTCTACGATGCGCTGAATGAAGGAAAGATCGGCGGGGCGGTGATCGATACCTGGTACACCTATCCAGGTCCCGGCGAGCCGACACAGCTGCCATCCAGCCTGCCATTTCACACGTTGAAAAACCTGATCATGACGCCGCACATGTCGGGATGGACCCATGGGACTGTGCGCCGGCGCCAGCAAACGATCGCAGACAATATCGCGCATCGCCTGGCAGGCGCGCCCTGCATCAACATCGTCAGAAAGGACAGCTGA
- a CDS encoding GntR family transcriptional regulator, which translates to MAKKRTVPSLVVDGETLPRRNRVNFFELAYQRIEEMLINCKLKPGQSLTVQELQDLTNLGRTPVHNAVNRLAADTLFTIVPRHGLKVAPIDLARERMLLQLRGDMERFVVKLAIERASLSHRNQMLHIERALKAKRDEITLADFNDIDRRIDQILLAAANEPFLEHTLRPLHTIFRRIGFIHHTHCSVQIDLTPTIDCHLAVLSAVANRHMDAAVSASNQLIAFVDSMFDTMESGLDPRLLDCSIEPIFRIPGRE; encoded by the coding sequence ATGGCGAAAAAACGGACGGTTCCATCCTTGGTGGTGGACGGCGAGACGTTGCCACGGCGCAACCGCGTAAATTTCTTCGAGCTTGCTTACCAGCGCATAGAAGAAATGCTGATCAACTGTAAACTGAAGCCAGGTCAGTCCTTGACCGTGCAGGAGTTGCAGGATCTGACTAATTTGGGCCGCACGCCGGTTCATAACGCCGTCAATCGTCTGGCCGCAGATACGCTTTTCACCATTGTTCCGCGCCATGGTCTGAAGGTTGCCCCGATCGACCTTGCGCGGGAGCGGATGCTATTACAGCTGCGCGGCGACATGGAGCGTTTCGTCGTCAAACTGGCAATTGAGCGTGCCAGCCTGTCGCATCGCAATCAGATGCTGCATATCGAGCGGGCATTGAAGGCGAAGCGCGACGAGATCACACTGGCTGACTTCAACGACATCGACCGGCGCATCGATCAGATTCTGCTGGCGGCAGCAAACGAGCCTTTCCTCGAACACACGCTGCGGCCACTTCACACGATCTTTCGCCGCATAGGCTTTATTCATCACACCCACTGCTCGGTGCAGATCGATCTGACGCCCACCATCGATTGCCATCTCGCCGTACTCAGCGCTGTCGCCAACCGGCATATGGATGCGGCGGTCTCGGCCTCGAACCAGCTCATCGCCTTCGTAGATTCGATGTTCGACACGATGGAATCAGGCCTGGACCCGCGTTTGCTGGATTGCAGTATCGAGCCAATTTTCAGAATTCCGGGGAGGGAATGA